The proteins below come from a single Halostagnicola larsenii XH-48 genomic window:
- a CDS encoding DNA-directed RNA polymerase — protein sequence MYKRARLTDTVEVPPAELGDVSPQLVKRLLQDKLEGRMDEEVGSVVSVTKVHDIGEGTVLPNEPGVYYEAEFDAITFDPQMQEVVDGTVVEVVEFGAFIGIGPVDGLLHVSQISDEYLAFDAENQQLASNESNRTLGVDDAVRARIVTKSIDERNPRDSKIGLTAKQPGLGKHGWLQEDREQREEAAAGE from the coding sequence ATGTACAAACGGGCTAGATTAACTGACACCGTAGAAGTACCGCCAGCAGAGCTTGGCGACGTTTCGCCACAGCTCGTCAAGCGACTGCTCCAGGACAAGCTTGAAGGACGAATGGACGAGGAAGTCGGAAGCGTCGTCTCCGTCACCAAGGTGCACGATATCGGCGAGGGAACGGTCCTTCCGAACGAACCCGGCGTCTACTACGAAGCCGAGTTCGACGCGATCACGTTCGATCCGCAGATGCAGGAAGTCGTCGACGGCACCGTCGTCGAGGTCGTCGAGTTCGGCGCCTTCATCGGCATCGGCCCCGTCGACGGGCTGCTTCACGTCTCGCAGATCAGCGACGAATACCTCGCGTTCGACGCCGAGAATCAGCAACTCGCGTCGAACGAATCCAACCGCACGCTCGGCGTCGACGACGCCGTCCGTGCGCGTATCGTCACCAAGAGCATCGACGAACGCAACCCGCGAGACTCGAAGATCGGTCTGACCGCGAAACAGCCCGGCCTCGGCAAACACGGCTGGCTGCAGGAAGACCGAGAGCAACGCGAAGAAGCTGCAGCGGGTGAATAA
- a CDS encoding DUF5611 family protein — MKEYKMRRGEHLEDRIPDMEATVEEYFGPITGTEEYKGSDLYVIGEPDNPVFERIVVGTVEYSGKKDKLGVDFVERDPTELGPDELEAAGDAVSAKNEFLLEATARDAKSRRDSLKRSVEDDPDHDL, encoded by the coding sequence ATGAAGGAGTACAAGATGCGACGTGGTGAACACCTCGAGGATCGGATTCCGGACATGGAAGCCACGGTCGAGGAGTACTTCGGACCAATCACCGGCACCGAGGAGTACAAAGGAAGCGATCTCTACGTCATCGGGGAACCGGACAACCCGGTCTTCGAACGGATCGTCGTCGGTACGGTCGAGTACTCCGGCAAGAAGGACAAACTCGGCGTCGATTTCGTCGAACGCGACCCCACCGAACTCGGCCCCGACGAACTCGAGGCCGCCGGCGACGCCGTCTCGGCGAAAAACGAGTTCCTCCTCGAGGCGACCGCTCGAGACGCCAAGTCCCGACGCGATTCGTTGAAACGCTCCGTCGAGGACGATCCGGACCACGACCTGTAG
- the spt4 gene encoding transcription elongation factor subunit Spt4 translates to MASNRLVCRECHRVNDADAETCESCASSSLTEDWAGYVVIAHPQESQIATEMQVTEPGAYALKVR, encoded by the coding sequence ATGGCATCGAATCGTCTCGTCTGTCGCGAGTGCCACCGGGTCAACGACGCCGACGCCGAAACCTGCGAGAGCTGTGCCTCGTCGTCGCTGACCGAGGACTGGGCCGGCTACGTCGTCATCGCCCATCCACAGGAGAGCCAGATCGCAACGGAGATGCAGGTCACCGAACCCGGCGCGTACGCGCTCAAAGTTCGGTGA
- a CDS encoding Yip1 family protein translates to MPPKSPLVHPREYFQKRSNSLRFGLAIVVLYAVATTVLIWLIMDQLLAQMENVPSGATDYMNELLSTAAVLNLVMVAISLLVIAAFMHYSCGGSDTDGSFEDAVAVAGWAYAPNLLELPVRYLLARNTIASLELDLENIQQATAEVQSLEGALTFPTLLTSIVVVGWSIYILSKGTAGTHDVALEKTFLPAVVVGVVALVFELI, encoded by the coding sequence ATGCCTCCAAAATCCCCGCTCGTTCATCCACGCGAGTACTTTCAGAAACGGTCTAATTCACTTCGTTTTGGTTTGGCAATCGTCGTACTGTACGCCGTCGCGACGACTGTGCTGATATGGCTCATTATGGATCAGTTACTCGCACAGATGGAAAACGTCCCCAGCGGTGCCACGGACTATATGAACGAACTCCTGAGCACGGCAGCGGTATTGAACCTCGTGATGGTCGCCATCTCACTGCTCGTCATCGCCGCGTTCATGCACTATTCCTGCGGTGGAAGCGACACCGACGGCTCGTTCGAAGACGCCGTCGCGGTCGCCGGATGGGCCTACGCGCCCAATCTCCTCGAGCTTCCCGTCCGATATCTCCTCGCGCGAAACACGATCGCCAGTCTCGAACTGGACCTGGAAAATATACAGCAGGCCACGGCTGAAGTTCAATCTCTCGAAGGAGCGCTCACGTTCCCGACGTTGCTGACGAGTATCGTCGTGGTCGGGTGGAGTATCTACATTCTCTCGAAGGGAACCGCCGGAACGCACGACGTCGCTCTCGAGAAAACGTTCCTGCCGGCGGTCGTCGTCGGTGTCGTTGCACTGGTCTTCGAACTGATCTGA
- a CDS encoding translation initiation factor IF-2 subunit gamma, whose product MAGNQQPEVNIGLVGHVDHGKTTLVQALSGSWTDQHSEEMKRGISIRLGYADATFRQCPGVDEPECYTVEEECPDGSESEPLRTVSFVDAPGHETLMATMLSGASLMDGAVLVVSANEPVPQPQTEEHLMALDLIGIDNIVIAQNKVDLVDGETARSNYEQIQEFVEGTVAEDAPVVPVSAGQDVNMDLLIGAIEEEIPTPDPDPDADARLHVARSFDINKPGTTFGDLAGGVLGGSLVAGELEIEDDLEVKPGREVEEGGQSEYVPIETTIRSLQAGGENVDTVTPGGLLGVGTGLDPSLTKGDALAGQMAGPPGSLPPTWEQFTMDVDLLERVVGVDGGETVDEISTGEPLMMTVGTSTTVGAVTSAREGECEVKLKRPVCADPGAKIAINRRIGARWRLIGLGTLTE is encoded by the coding sequence ATGGCAGGAAACCAACAACCGGAGGTGAACATTGGGCTCGTCGGCCACGTCGACCACGGCAAGACGACGCTTGTACAGGCGCTCAGTGGGTCGTGGACGGACCAGCACTCTGAGGAGATGAAACGCGGTATCTCCATCAGGCTCGGCTACGCGGACGCGACGTTCCGGCAGTGTCCCGGCGTCGACGAACCCGAATGCTACACCGTCGAAGAGGAGTGTCCGGACGGCTCCGAAAGCGAACCGCTCCGGACCGTCTCGTTCGTCGATGCGCCGGGTCACGAAACCCTAATGGCGACGATGCTCTCGGGCGCGTCGCTGATGGACGGTGCTGTCCTCGTCGTCAGCGCCAACGAACCCGTCCCGCAGCCACAGACCGAAGAACACCTGATGGCGCTGGATCTCATCGGCATCGACAACATCGTCATCGCCCAGAACAAAGTCGACCTCGTCGACGGCGAGACGGCACGATCGAACTACGAACAGATTCAGGAGTTCGTCGAGGGGACCGTCGCCGAAGACGCCCCCGTCGTCCCCGTCAGCGCGGGACAGGACGTGAACATGGATCTGCTCATCGGCGCTATCGAGGAGGAGATCCCGACGCCCGACCCCGATCCGGATGCCGACGCGCGGCTCCACGTCGCGCGTAGCTTCGACATCAACAAACCGGGAACGACGTTCGGAGACCTTGCCGGCGGCGTCCTCGGCGGCAGTCTGGTCGCCGGCGAACTCGAGATCGAGGACGACCTCGAGGTCAAACCCGGCCGCGAGGTCGAAGAAGGCGGTCAGAGCGAGTACGTCCCGATCGAGACGACGATCCGTTCGCTCCAGGCCGGCGGCGAAAACGTCGACACCGTCACGCCCGGCGGCTTACTCGGCGTCGGAACGGGTCTCGACCCATCGCTGACGAAAGGCGACGCGCTGGCTGGTCAGATGGCCGGTCCGCCCGGTTCGCTGCCGCCGACGTGGGAGCAGTTCACGATGGACGTCGACCTGCTCGAGCGGGTCGTCGGGGTCGACGGCGGCGAAACCGTCGACGAGATCAGTACGGGCGAACCCCTGATGATGACCGTCGGCACGTCGACGACCGTCGGCGCGGTCACCAGCGCGCGCGAGGGCGAGTGCGAGGTCAAACTCAAACGGCCCGTCTGTGCCGATCCGGGCGCGAAAATCGCGATCAACCGCCGGATCGGCGCGCGCTGGCGACTGATCGGTCTCGGCACGTTGACGGAGTAA
- a CDS encoding MBL fold metallo-hydrolase has translation MRVTLLGTGDTTGTPTVGCDCDTCEAARARGVERTRFSVHLENERTDESLLIDFSPDFRYQFLREDVPLPDAAVVTHIHFDHLDGLGNVFRVIDELDVYAADETDPETGKSVAETVESDYHYLDPVTVHPTTPLEPVRICGLDVTLAPVTHPPLVCYGLAIEDPETGAKLSISGDTSYDVPEESRAVLDDPDLLLADAIVPAHLCEFHPIGGHHENDEGVPRTFGTKHMTREGALELAAELNADRTRLVHLAHYYPAEEAFEEPLAIDGEQYDL, from the coding sequence ATGCGGGTCACGTTACTCGGGACCGGCGACACGACGGGAACCCCGACCGTCGGCTGTGACTGTGACACCTGCGAGGCCGCTCGAGCGCGCGGCGTCGAACGCACCCGGTTTTCGGTCCACCTCGAGAACGAGCGAACGGACGAATCGCTGTTGATCGATTTCAGCCCCGACTTTCGCTACCAGTTTCTGCGCGAGGACGTTCCGCTGCCCGACGCCGCGGTCGTCACGCACATTCACTTCGACCACCTCGACGGCCTGGGCAACGTCTTTCGGGTTATCGACGAACTCGACGTCTACGCGGCGGACGAAACCGACCCGGAGACCGGCAAGAGCGTCGCCGAAACGGTCGAAAGCGATTACCACTACCTCGATCCGGTGACGGTCCACCCGACGACGCCGCTCGAGCCGGTTCGCATCTGCGGGTTAGACGTGACGCTCGCCCCCGTGACTCATCCGCCGCTGGTCTGTTACGGCCTGGCGATCGAGGATCCCGAAACGGGGGCGAAGCTGTCGATTTCGGGCGATACGAGCTACGACGTTCCCGAGGAGTCTCGAGCGGTCCTCGACGATCCGGACCTCCTGCTTGCCGACGCGATCGTGCCTGCCCACCTCTGTGAGTTCCACCCGATCGGCGGCCACCACGAGAACGACGAGGGTGTCCCCCGAACGTTCGGAACGAAGCACATGACCCGAGAGGGCGCGCTCGAACTCGCCGCCGAACTGAACGCCGATCGGACGCGGCTGGTCCACCTCGCTCACTACTACCCGGCCGAGGAAGCGTTCGAAGAGCCGCTGGCGATCGACGGCGAGCAGTATGACCTCTGA
- the ygfZ gene encoding CAF17-like 4Fe-4S cluster assembly/insertion protein YgfZ: MTVIESRHEDHGATFGDRGGRTVVEHYGRPERAHRAVRNAVGLIESAYGVIVIEGADRLEYVDNVVTNRVPSEDGEGCYALVLDAQGGIEVELYVYNAGERLLLFTPPAHAEELASEWSEKVFIQDVEIRVATDEYGTFGVHGPKATEKVASVLNRSSTPDERYAFVRGSMGDEGVTVIRTDALTGEESYEVICSADDAAAVYDTLLNQGLNAAPFGYRTWDTLSLEAGSPLFETELEGRIPNVLGLDHAVDYEKGCFVGQEVVSRVENRGRPSKRLIGLSLEARSEDGDEGGEDGDAGENDESNQPVPASGAAVFDGDDAVGEITRADVSPMLEHPIALATVEYGLEAEEVTVRVDGEEVPATREPLPFVEGSDQSARLPDYE; this comes from the coding sequence ATGACCGTTATCGAGTCGCGACACGAGGACCACGGGGCGACGTTCGGCGACCGGGGCGGACGAACCGTCGTCGAACACTACGGACGGCCGGAGCGGGCACACAGAGCCGTTCGAAACGCGGTCGGGTTGATCGAATCAGCCTACGGCGTCATCGTGATCGAGGGAGCGGACCGCCTCGAGTACGTCGACAACGTCGTCACGAATCGCGTGCCGAGCGAGGACGGCGAGGGCTGTTACGCGCTCGTCCTCGATGCACAGGGCGGTATCGAGGTCGAACTCTACGTCTACAATGCGGGCGAGCGACTGCTCCTGTTCACCCCGCCCGCCCACGCCGAGGAACTGGCATCGGAGTGGTCCGAGAAGGTGTTCATCCAAGACGTCGAGATTCGCGTCGCGACCGACGAGTACGGTACCTTCGGGGTTCACGGTCCGAAGGCGACCGAGAAGGTCGCAAGCGTGTTGAACCGATCGTCGACGCCCGACGAGCGCTACGCGTTCGTCCGCGGGTCGATGGGCGACGAGGGCGTGACCGTGATTCGGACGGACGCGCTCACCGGTGAGGAGAGCTACGAGGTGATCTGCAGCGCCGACGACGCGGCGGCCGTCTACGACACCCTCCTGAATCAGGGACTGAACGCCGCGCCCTTCGGCTACCGAACCTGGGACACGCTCTCGCTCGAGGCAGGCTCACCCCTCTTCGAGACCGAACTCGAGGGACGGATTCCGAACGTCCTCGGACTCGATCACGCCGTCGACTACGAGAAGGGCTGTTTCGTCGGCCAGGAGGTCGTCTCGAGGGTCGAGAACCGGGGAAGGCCGAGCAAACGCCTCATCGGGCTTTCGCTCGAAGCTCGATCCGAGGACGGAGACGAGGGGGGCGAAGATGGTGACGCCGGCGAGAACGACGAGAGCAACCAACCAGTTCCCGCGAGCGGCGCGGCCGTGTTCGACGGCGACGACGCCGTCGGCGAGATCACCCGCGCCGACGTGAGCCCGATGCTCGAGCACCCGATCGCGCTCGCGACGGTGGAGTACGGCCTCGAGGCCGAGGAGGTGACGGTTCGCGTCGACGGCGAGGAGGTGCCCGCAACGCGGGAACCGCTCCCGTTCGTCGAGGGGTCGGATCAGTCGGCACGATTGCCCGACTACGAGTAG
- a CDS encoding DUF2237 family protein: MATDRNVYGTELEPCSADPETGFLRDGCCRRVEGDRGRHELCAVMTEEFLTFSATQGNDLTTPKPQFEFPGLEPGDRWCLCLGRWLEAEEAGCAPPVVLEATNEAVLRDVDPDLLREHEYERARVSDAWRTDDGRTDTGESRGSVDGET, from the coding sequence ATGGCCACCGATCGGAACGTCTACGGAACCGAACTCGAGCCCTGTAGCGCCGATCCGGAGACGGGATTTCTCCGCGACGGCTGCTGTCGGCGCGTCGAGGGCGACCGCGGCCGACACGAACTCTGTGCCGTGATGACCGAGGAGTTTCTCACCTTTAGCGCGACACAGGGCAACGACCTGACGACCCCCAAACCCCAGTTCGAGTTCCCCGGCCTCGAGCCGGGCGATCGCTGGTGTCTCTGTCTCGGCCGGTGGCTCGAGGCCGAAGAAGCCGGTTGTGCCCCGCCGGTGGTTCTCGAGGCGACCAACGAAGCGGTGCTTCGCGACGTCGATCCGGATCTGTTGCGCGAGCACGAGTACGAACGGGCGCGCGTCAGCGACGCGTGGCGGACCGACGATGGACGAACAGATACGGGCGAGAGCCGCGGCTCGGTCGACGGCGAGACGTGA
- a CDS encoding DUF7093 family protein — protein sequence MVLRCSLLGHNYGEPEVDREREERGSEVVLTVTEFEACQRCGERNVISENTEVTSIGPGGASTRAPDGADSSADQAGSAPGSSSTDRDAGSNPGPTAVGSADGRAEPTAAGPTTSAASSGEETEAAAASDDEELEVPTDENGDPIVDDGEILEDDGTDANAGDRRHGEWPDSEDVGPPVETSDEPTAWPDDEQDSGEADDADGFEDRSAAVEDQPEDDAVILESGSDSSSDSGSTTTETGKQFDYSVDSTGGSDTNSEETPEAVTGVNTVRPDSERESAPAESTRPETGIASAQSAPAPGEGSPTDGSSTEFYCPQCSFVAPGDSGSLRTGDICPECKKGYLGERSA from the coding sequence ATGGTACTGCGATGTTCGCTGCTCGGTCATAACTACGGTGAGCCCGAAGTCGATCGCGAGCGCGAAGAACGGGGCAGCGAAGTCGTCCTCACTGTCACGGAGTTCGAAGCGTGTCAACGCTGCGGTGAGCGAAACGTCATCAGCGAGAACACGGAGGTGACGAGCATCGGTCCCGGTGGGGCATCTACTCGCGCTCCTGACGGGGCTGACTCGTCGGCGGATCAGGCCGGTTCCGCTCCCGGTAGCTCGAGCACAGACCGAGATGCCGGATCGAATCCCGGGCCGACCGCAGTCGGTTCTGCCGACGGTCGAGCCGAGCCGACAGCTGCAGGGCCCACAACTTCGGCGGCGTCTTCGGGGGAAGAGACCGAAGCGGCTGCAGCGAGCGACGACGAGGAACTCGAGGTTCCAACGGACGAAAACGGCGACCCGATCGTCGACGACGGGGAGATCCTCGAGGACGACGGAACCGACGCGAACGCTGGTGACCGACGCCACGGCGAGTGGCCCGACTCCGAAGACGTCGGCCCTCCCGTCGAAACGTCCGACGAACCGACCGCCTGGCCCGACGACGAGCAGGACAGTGGAGAGGCCGACGATGCCGACGGGTTCGAGGACCGATCGGCGGCGGTCGAGGACCAGCCCGAAGACGACGCAGTGATCCTCGAGAGCGGTTCGGATTCCAGTTCGGATTCGGGTTCTACGACCACCGAAACCGGAAAACAGTTCGATTACAGCGTCGATTCGACCGGCGGATCGGATACGAACTCCGAGGAAACGCCCGAGGCTGTTACCGGTGTGAACACCGTACGGCCCGACTCCGAACGCGAGTCGGCTCCCGCGGAATCGACCCGCCCCGAAACCGGGATCGCCAGCGCTCAAAGCGCGCCGGCTCCGGGTGAGGGGTCGCCGACGGACGGCTCGAGTACGGAGTTTTACTGTCCGCAGTGTAGTTTCGTCGCGCCGGGAGACAGCGGTTCGCTCCGCACCGGCGATATCTGTCCGGAGTGCAAAAAGGGCTACCTCGGCGAGCGAAGCGCCTAA
- a CDS encoding PIN domain-containing protein, with protein MASRIALDTSALMMPVELDVRLFDELERLLGEFEPTTPQPVVEELRRLSEKGGTEGTAATVGHDLATERCLVVDTDESYADDALVELAREGAVDYVVTNDRPLRDRVLEARRPVIALRGRNKLAVTQP; from the coding sequence ATGGCTTCGCGGATCGCTCTCGATACGAGTGCGCTGATGATGCCGGTCGAACTCGACGTGCGACTGTTCGACGAACTCGAGCGACTCTTAGGGGAGTTCGAACCGACGACGCCCCAACCCGTCGTCGAAGAACTCCGCCGCCTTTCGGAGAAAGGCGGGACGGAGGGCACCGCGGCAACCGTCGGCCACGATCTGGCGACCGAACGCTGTCTCGTGGTCGACACGGACGAATCGTACGCAGACGACGCGTTGGTCGAACTCGCCCGCGAGGGCGCGGTCGACTACGTCGTCACGAACGACCGCCCGCTACGCGACCGGGTGCTCGAAGCGAGAAGACCGGTAATTGCATTACGCGGGAGAAACAAGTTGGCAGTAACTCAACCATAG
- a CDS encoding GTP-dependent dephospho-CoA kinase family protein gives MTPADPDRGDDAEPGRTADDSGTETDSVPPSAADSSTDAQSSLSLPVEARGDLKDPFGPIETDADVLLASVSGPLIAIGDVVTYHLLQAGRQPDVSMVDGRTKRSAVDEEIERTVTQGVSLEIENPPGTITEDLVDALVTGFSADEPTTILVDGEEDLAALPAIVAAPDGASIVYGQPDEGMVHVRVDDEIRNRVRTLLERFEGEGEAIWDLLADA, from the coding sequence GTGACTCCTGCCGACCCGGACCGCGGCGACGACGCAGAGCCCGGTCGAACTGCCGACGATAGCGGTACCGAAACCGACTCCGTTCCTCCGAGCGCAGCCGACTCGAGCACCGATGCCCAGTCTTCGCTCTCGCTTCCCGTCGAGGCTCGAGGCGACCTCAAAGATCCCTTTGGTCCCATCGAGACCGACGCGGATGTCCTGCTGGCGTCAGTTTCCGGACCGCTGATCGCGATCGGCGATGTCGTCACGTATCACCTTCTACAGGCAGGTCGCCAGCCGGACGTCTCGATGGTCGACGGTCGAACCAAACGCAGCGCGGTCGACGAGGAGATCGAACGCACTGTCACCCAGGGCGTCAGCCTCGAGATCGAGAACCCGCCGGGGACGATCACCGAAGACCTTGTCGACGCGCTCGTGACCGGCTTCTCCGCCGACGAGCCAACCACGATACTCGTCGACGGCGAGGAGGATCTCGCCGCGTTACCCGCAATCGTCGCCGCGCCGGATGGCGCGAGCATCGTCTACGGCCAGCCCGACGAGGGGATGGTCCACGTCCGCGTCGACGACGAGATTCGGAACCGGGTCCGAACGCTGCTCGAGCGCTTCGAGGGCGAGGGTGAAGCCATCTGGGACTTGCTCGCGGACGCCTGA
- a CDS encoding geranylgeranyl reductase family protein codes for MYDFVVVGVGPPGARFARRAAENGYDVLALEKGSIGEPLACSGHVSTDIWEFAGAGAREELLQNEVRGARFHVNGPGSDAYPFYKDEVVSNVIDRVGLDRHLAELAREAGADVRDEHTVTAVRESTGSVEVDASGPDGTETFEAKMVAGCDGPRSRVRDALSLPEPDELLHGVLAFSDEADREDFVDVHLTAPRFFAWRIPRGDAGVEYGLAAPPGVQVNKHFEELVDGYEVDVSHRCSGAIPIGPPDRVTSRRGFLLGDAAAQTKPFTGGGILYSMTCADHAAREIDPDRPTTLAAYEHTWREDLEREQRLGHLIRRAYSLPEPVQRIGLGALSGEIGVHMDRPTSAFSLEHVQAMVSSLRR; via the coding sequence ATGTACGATTTCGTCGTCGTCGGCGTCGGCCCGCCGGGGGCGAGATTCGCCCGTCGGGCGGCCGAGAACGGCTACGACGTGCTCGCCCTCGAGAAGGGGTCGATCGGCGAGCCACTGGCCTGTTCGGGACACGTCAGTACCGATATCTGGGAGTTTGCCGGCGCGGGTGCCCGCGAGGAACTGTTGCAAAACGAGGTTCGCGGTGCTAGGTTCCACGTCAACGGACCGGGAAGCGACGCCTACCCCTTCTACAAGGACGAGGTCGTTTCGAACGTGATCGACCGCGTCGGACTGGACCGCCACCTCGCGGAACTCGCGCGGGAGGCGGGCGCGGACGTTCGAGACGAGCACACCGTCACCGCCGTTCGCGAATCGACCGGTTCCGTCGAAGTCGACGCGTCGGGACCCGACGGCACCGAGACGTTCGAGGCGAAGATGGTCGCCGGCTGTGACGGTCCGCGTTCGAGGGTTCGAGACGCGCTTTCGTTGCCGGAACCGGACGAATTGCTCCACGGCGTCCTCGCGTTTTCGGACGAGGCGGATCGCGAGGACTTCGTCGACGTGCATCTCACCGCGCCGCGATTTTTCGCGTGGCGGATTCCCCGCGGCGACGCCGGCGTGGAGTACGGCCTCGCCGCACCGCCGGGGGTACAGGTCAACAAACACTTCGAGGAACTCGTCGACGGCTACGAAGTCGACGTTTCACACCGGTGTTCGGGGGCGATTCCGATCGGCCCGCCGGACCGGGTTACGTCGCGTCGGGGCTTCCTGCTCGGGGACGCCGCTGCCCAGACGAAACCGTTCACCGGCGGCGGCATCCTCTATAGCATGACCTGTGCCGATCACGCCGCCCGCGAGATCGATCCCGATCGCCCGACGACGCTCGCGGCCTACGAACACACCTGGCGCGAGGACCTCGAGCGCGAACAGCGACTCGGCCACCTCATCCGGCGAGCCTATTCGCTGCCCGAACCCGTTCAGCGAATCGGCCTCGGCGCGCTTTCGGGCGAAATCGGCGTCCACATGGACCGGCCGACCTCCGCGTTTTCGCTCGAGCACGTTCAGGCGATGGTCTCGAGTCTGCGTCGATAA
- a CDS encoding DUF5787 family protein — translation MSEFAFELELCAHLESVGRPETADTDIVARQLGGAVAKPGGRILDIVCVEPGPAFEDRLALTSETIPDAAIEADVGPGTARYWKRAFPDDCHPERAKSAVERALEIDFFEADLRNGRRYVRQVARYPDWYGRIVGIENKPDLGTPGDLEAQLRTDASLGLVDEAVLATESYVTRAHLNRIPEEIGVWRVSRGERSEGSTAGALEIEVIREPTPLAVDEPGVEPLEYQPGHTDIAIVPPERKARTRRRIAERAFGKGWRTFRFPDCEACEPTNDGGGETSDAVGDGRPGDSGSGATTPLPFCQWKGRVVDAESECGPACPGYKPGAEPEIDLETERDRRTPWRRDPSGRRRRQSGLDQFG, via the coding sequence GTGTCCGAGTTTGCGTTCGAACTCGAGTTGTGCGCCCACCTCGAGTCGGTCGGCCGTCCCGAAACTGCCGACACCGACATCGTCGCGCGCCAGCTCGGCGGTGCCGTCGCGAAACCGGGCGGGCGCATCCTCGATATCGTCTGCGTCGAGCCGGGACCGGCGTTCGAGGATCGGCTGGCGCTGACCAGCGAGACGATCCCCGACGCCGCCATCGAAGCCGACGTCGGCCCCGGAACGGCCCGCTACTGGAAACGGGCGTTCCCCGACGACTGCCATCCCGAGCGCGCCAAAAGCGCCGTCGAGCGCGCCCTCGAGATCGACTTCTTCGAGGCCGACCTGCGAAACGGTCGCCGGTACGTCCGGCAGGTCGCTCGCTACCCCGACTGGTACGGACGGATCGTCGGCATCGAGAACAAGCCGGATCTGGGAACGCCCGGCGACCTCGAGGCCCAGCTTCGAACCGACGCGAGCCTCGGGCTGGTCGACGAGGCCGTCCTCGCGACCGAGAGCTACGTCACGCGGGCGCACCTCAATCGAATCCCCGAGGAGATCGGCGTCTGGCGCGTCTCGAGGGGAGAGAGGAGCGAAGGGAGCACAGCCGGGGCCCTCGAGATCGAAGTGATCCGGGAGCCGACGCCGCTTGCCGTGGACGAACCGGGCGTCGAGCCGCTCGAGTATCAGCCGGGCCACACCGATATCGCGATCGTCCCGCCGGAGCGAAAGGCCCGGACGCGCAGACGGATCGCCGAACGAGCGTTCGGCAAGGGGTGGCGAACGTTCCGGTTTCCCGACTGTGAGGCCTGCGAACCGACGAACGACGGCGGTGGCGAAACGTCGGACGCCGTAGGCGATGGACGGCCCGGCGACTCCGGATCGGGGGCGACGACGCCGCTGCCGTTCTGTCAGTGGAAGGGCCGAGTCGTCGACGCCGAATCGGAGTGTGGACCCGCGTGTCCGGGCTACAAGCCGGGGGCGGAACCCGAAATCGACCTCGAGACGGAACGCGACCGGCGAACGCCGTGGCGGCGCGACCCGAGCGGGCGACGGCGACGCCAGTCCGGATTGGATCAGTTCGGATAG
- a CDS encoding DUF6432 family protein, which produces MKAKSEYRNRERTQVAVLDELVNNLEDGMTVFELRAAVSVEIDELEDALATLKDDGLIDVDRTGGRAVIKPDDRVVPDVSDEDEQEESSLGEWIRERLPF; this is translated from the coding sequence ATGAAAGCGAAGTCGGAGTACCGGAATCGAGAGCGAACGCAGGTGGCGGTACTCGACGAACTCGTCAACAACCTCGAGGACGGCATGACCGTCTTCGAGCTTCGCGCGGCCGTCTCCGTCGAAATCGACGAACTCGAGGACGCGCTGGCGACGCTCAAGGACGACGGGTTGATCGACGTCGACCGAACTGGCGGGAGAGCGGTTATCAAGCCGGACGATCGAGTCGTTCCCGACGTTTCGGACGAGGATGAGCAAGAAGAGTCGTCACTCGGAGAGTGGATCCGCGAGCGGCTTCCGTTCTAG